A genomic stretch from Pseudomonadota bacterium includes:
- a CDS encoding acetyl-CoA C-acetyltransferase: protein MGGARTPFGSFGGSLKDQTATDLGVAAATAALQRSGVSPDAIGHVCFGNVSQTSADAIYLARHVGLRSGAAVTTPALTLNRLCGSGFQAVVSGAHEILTGDAELCLVGGTESMSQAPHVVRGARWGIALGKSQLEDSLWSSLTDSYCQLPMALTAENLASQYGIDREACDDFAYQSQDRARTAWREGRLAEEVAPVELKGRKGQVTVFAKDEHFREDVSREAMSKLPTAFKKDGVITPGNASGICDGAAALVIGSRQAADRHGLKPWGRLVSWGITGCDPSIMGIGPVEASRLALKKAGLTVADIDRVEINEAFAPQYLAVEKELGLDRARTNVNGGAIAIGHPLGASGARLTLTLLHELRRTGKRYGLGSACIGGGQGIALVVEAYHQ, encoded by the coding sequence CTGGGCGGCGCGCGCACGCCCTTCGGCAGCTTTGGAGGCTCGCTCAAGGACCAGACCGCCACCGACCTCGGTGTTGCCGCGGCCACCGCCGCGCTGCAGCGCTCGGGCGTGTCGCCCGACGCCATCGGGCATGTCTGCTTCGGAAACGTCTCCCAGACATCGGCCGACGCCATCTACCTGGCCCGACACGTGGGGCTGCGCAGCGGAGCCGCGGTGACCACCCCCGCCCTGACCCTGAACCGTCTCTGCGGCTCCGGCTTTCAGGCCGTGGTGAGCGGGGCCCACGAGATTCTCACGGGAGATGCCGAGCTCTGCCTCGTGGGAGGCACCGAGAGCATGAGCCAGGCTCCTCACGTCGTGCGCGGCGCCCGCTGGGGCATCGCCCTCGGCAAGTCGCAGCTCGAGGACAGCCTGTGGAGCAGCCTCACCGACAGCTACTGCCAGCTCCCGATGGCGCTGACGGCGGAGAACCTCGCCAGCCAGTACGGCATCGATCGCGAAGCCTGTGACGACTTCGCCTATCAGAGCCAGGACCGGGCGCGCACCGCCTGGCGAGAGGGCCGCCTGGCCGAAGAGGTCGCCCCGGTCGAGCTCAAGGGGCGCAAGGGGCAGGTCACCGTCTTCGCCAAGGACGAGCACTTCCGCGAGGACGTGAGCCGAGAGGCCATGTCGAAGCTCCCCACGGCCTTCAAGAAAGACGGGGTCATCACGCCCGGCAATGCGAGCGGCATCTGCGACGGCGCGGCAGCCCTGGTCATCGGCTCACGACAGGCCGCCGACCGTCATGGCTTGAAGCCCTGGGGGCGCCTGGTGTCATGGGGCATCACGGGCTGCGACCCGTCCATCATGGGCATCGGCCCGGTCGAGGCCTCGAGACTGGCCTTGAAGAAAGCCGGTCTGACCGTGGCCGACATCGACCGCGTCGAGATCAACGAAGCCTTCGCGCCCCAGTACCTGGCCGTCGAGAAGGAGCTGGGCCTCGACCGCGCGCGCACCAACGTCAACGGCGGAGCCATCGCCATCGGTCACCCGCTGGGCGCCAGTGGCGCACGCCTGACCCTCACGCTTCTGCACGAGCTGCGGCG